A single region of the Stigmatopora argus isolate UIUO_Sarg chromosome 6, RoL_Sarg_1.0, whole genome shotgun sequence genome encodes:
- the pfkfb4a gene encoding 6-phosphofructo-2-kinase/fructose-2,6-bisphosphatase 4a isoform X1, translating into MKPRSPSEQHHGKRPRVPNAAASTSPQDAAEDTTTPNPRELTQNPLKKIWMPCKNGLPEKHISQRKVCMTNCPTLIVTVGLPARGKTYISKKLTRYLNWIGVPTREFNVGQYRRECVKIYKSFEFFRPDNEEGLAIRRQCASAALNDVRQYLTEEGGQVAVFDATNTTRERRETIIEFADQNGFKVFFVESVCEDPDVIQENIVQVKLGSPDYTNCNTEEAVQDFMKRIKCYENSYETLDEVLDRDLSYIKIMDVGQRFLVNRVLDHIQSRIVYYLMNIHITPRSIYLCRHGESELNVKGCIGGDSGLTPRGKEFGKNLSQFIQAQGINDLKVWTSQMKRTIQTAEALSVPYEQWKVLNEIDAGVCEEMMYEEIQDNYPLEFALRDQDKYRYRYPKGESYEDLVQRLEPVIMELERQENVLVICHQAVMRCLLAYFLDKTAEELPYLKCPLHTVLKLTPVAYGCKVESIGLNVEAVNTHRDKPENVEVSRMSEEALLTVPAHQ; encoded by the exons ATGAAACCTCGGTCACCTTCGGAGCAGCATCACGGGAAACGACCCCGCGTCCCTAACGCGGCCGCCTCCACATCGCCGCAAGACGCAGCGGAAGACACAACCACGCCCAACCCGCGGGAACTCACCCAAAACCCGCTGAAGAAGATCTGGATGCCGTGTAAAAATGGCCTTCCGGAGAAGCACATTTCTCAAAGGAAGG TCTGCATGACCAACTGTCCAACCTTGATAGTGACAGTGGGCCTTCCAGCCAGGGGGAAGACTTACATCTCTAAGAAGCTAACTCGCTATCTTAACTGGATAGGAGTTCCCACCAGAG agttcAATGTAGGACAATACAGAAGAGAGTGTGTGAAGATCTATAAGTCTTTTGAGTTCTTCCGTCCAGATAATGAAGAAGGGTTGGCAATAAGAAG ACAGTGCGCTTCGGCAGCTTTGAACGATGTGCGACAGTACCTCACAGAAGAAGGTGGCCAAGTTGCG GTTTTTGATGCAACAAACACCACCAGAGAAAGGAGAGAAACCATCATTGAGTTTGCAGACCAAAATGGCTTCAAG GTGTTCTTTGTAGAATCTGTGTGTGAAGACCCAGATGTTATCCAGGAGAACATTGTG CAAGTGAAGTTGGGAAGTCCTGACTACACGAACTGCAACACCGAAGAGGCGGTGCAAGATTTTATGAAGAGAATAAAGTGTTATGAAAACTCTTATGAAACCCTGGATGAGGTCTTGGACAG GGATCTCTCCTACATCAAAATCATGGATGTGGGTCAGCGTTTTTTAGTCAATCGAGTTTTGGACCACATCCAGAGTCGTATCGTCTACTATCTCATGAATATCCACATTACACCTCGCTCCATCTACCTCTGTCGCCATGGCGAGAGTGAGCTCAACGTCAAGGGTTGCATCGGAGGAGACTCGGGTCTCACGCCGCGTGGGAAAGAG TTTGGCAAAAACTTGAGTCAGTTCATCCAGGCTCAGGGCATCAACGACCTGAAGGTATGGACCAGTCAAATGAAGAGAACCATTCAGACCGCCGAGGCTCTCAGCGTACCCTACGAACAGTGGAAGGTCCTCAACGAGATTGACGCC GGTGTGTGTGAAGAGATGATGTATGAGGAGATTCAAGATAACTACCCTCTGGAATTTGCACTGCGGGATCAGGACAAGTACCGTTACCGCTACCCTAAAGGAGAG TCTTACGAAGACCTGGTGCAGCGCCTGGAGCCGGTCATCATGGAGTTGGAGAGGCAGGAGAATGTGCTGGTCATCTGTCACCAAGCCGTCATGCGGTGCCTGCTGGCTTACTTCCTGGACAAGACTGCGG AGGAGCTACCCTACCTGAAGTGCCCACTGCACACCGTGTTGAAGCTCACTCCGGTGGCTTACG GTTGTAAGGTAGAGTCCATCGGCCTCAACGTAGAAGCCGTCAACACGCATCGAGATAAACCAGAG AACGTAGAGGTGTCGCGGATGTCAGAGGAGGCTCTGCTAACAGTGCCAGCTCACCAATGA
- the pfkfb4a gene encoding 6-phosphofructo-2-kinase/fructose-2,6-bisphosphatase 4a isoform X3: MCVRAGVLKRVLLVISISRGSIRRRRSMMRGCSGRSKPAQNQCRAVCMTNCPTLIVTVGLPARGKTYISKKLTRYLNWIGVPTREFNVGQYRRECVKIYKSFEFFRPDNEEGLAIRRQCASAALNDVRQYLTEEGGQVAVFDATNTTRERRETIIEFADQNGFKVFFVESVCEDPDVIQENIVQVKLGSPDYTNCNTEEAVQDFMKRIKCYENSYETLDEVLDRDLSYIKIMDVGQRFLVNRVLDHIQSRIVYYLMNIHITPRSIYLCRHGESELNVKGCIGGDSGLTPRGKEFGKNLSQFIQAQGINDLKVWTSQMKRTIQTAEALSVPYEQWKVLNEIDAGVCEEMMYEEIQDNYPLEFALRDQDKYRYRYPKGESYEDLVQRLEPVIMELERQENVLVICHQAVMRCLLAYFLDKTAEELPYLKCPLHTVLKLTPVAYGCKVESIGLNVEAVNTHRDKPENVEVSRMSEEALLTVPAHQ; this comes from the exons TCTGCATGACCAACTGTCCAACCTTGATAGTGACAGTGGGCCTTCCAGCCAGGGGGAAGACTTACATCTCTAAGAAGCTAACTCGCTATCTTAACTGGATAGGAGTTCCCACCAGAG agttcAATGTAGGACAATACAGAAGAGAGTGTGTGAAGATCTATAAGTCTTTTGAGTTCTTCCGTCCAGATAATGAAGAAGGGTTGGCAATAAGAAG ACAGTGCGCTTCGGCAGCTTTGAACGATGTGCGACAGTACCTCACAGAAGAAGGTGGCCAAGTTGCG GTTTTTGATGCAACAAACACCACCAGAGAAAGGAGAGAAACCATCATTGAGTTTGCAGACCAAAATGGCTTCAAG GTGTTCTTTGTAGAATCTGTGTGTGAAGACCCAGATGTTATCCAGGAGAACATTGTG CAAGTGAAGTTGGGAAGTCCTGACTACACGAACTGCAACACCGAAGAGGCGGTGCAAGATTTTATGAAGAGAATAAAGTGTTATGAAAACTCTTATGAAACCCTGGATGAGGTCTTGGACAG GGATCTCTCCTACATCAAAATCATGGATGTGGGTCAGCGTTTTTTAGTCAATCGAGTTTTGGACCACATCCAGAGTCGTATCGTCTACTATCTCATGAATATCCACATTACACCTCGCTCCATCTACCTCTGTCGCCATGGCGAGAGTGAGCTCAACGTCAAGGGTTGCATCGGAGGAGACTCGGGTCTCACGCCGCGTGGGAAAGAG TTTGGCAAAAACTTGAGTCAGTTCATCCAGGCTCAGGGCATCAACGACCTGAAGGTATGGACCAGTCAAATGAAGAGAACCATTCAGACCGCCGAGGCTCTCAGCGTACCCTACGAACAGTGGAAGGTCCTCAACGAGATTGACGCC GGTGTGTGTGAAGAGATGATGTATGAGGAGATTCAAGATAACTACCCTCTGGAATTTGCACTGCGGGATCAGGACAAGTACCGTTACCGCTACCCTAAAGGAGAG TCTTACGAAGACCTGGTGCAGCGCCTGGAGCCGGTCATCATGGAGTTGGAGAGGCAGGAGAATGTGCTGGTCATCTGTCACCAAGCCGTCATGCGGTGCCTGCTGGCTTACTTCCTGGACAAGACTGCGG AGGAGCTACCCTACCTGAAGTGCCCACTGCACACCGTGTTGAAGCTCACTCCGGTGGCTTACG GTTGTAAGGTAGAGTCCATCGGCCTCAACGTAGAAGCCGTCAACACGCATCGAGATAAACCAGAG AACGTAGAGGTGTCGCGGATGTCAGAGGAGGCTCTGCTAACAGTGCCAGCTCACCAATGA
- the pfkfb4a gene encoding 6-phosphofructo-2-kinase/fructose-2,6-bisphosphatase 4a isoform X4 encodes MCVRAGVLKRVLLVISISRGSIRRRRSMMRGCSGRSKPAQNQCRAVCMTNCPTLIVTVGLPARGKTYISKKLTRYLNWIGVPTREFNVGQYRRECVKIYKSFEFFRPDNEEGLAIRRQCASAALNDVRQYLTEEGGQVAVFDATNTTRERRETIIEFADQNGFKVFFVESVCEDPDVIQENIVQVKLGSPDYTNCNTEEAVQDFMKRIKCYENSYETLDEVLDRDLSYIKIMDVGQRFLVNRVLDHIQSRIVYYLMNIHITPRSIYLCRHGESELNVKGCIGGDSGLTPRGKEFGKNLSQFIQAQGINDLKVWTSQMKRTIQTAEALSVPYEQWKVLNEIDAGVCEEMMYEEIQDNYPLEFALRDQDKYRYRYPKGESYEDLVQRLEPVIMELERQENVLVICHQAVMRCLLAYFLDKTAEELPYLKCPLHTVLKLTPVAYGCKVESIGLNVEAVNTHRDKPENVNVHRTAEDALRTVPAHF; translated from the exons TCTGCATGACCAACTGTCCAACCTTGATAGTGACAGTGGGCCTTCCAGCCAGGGGGAAGACTTACATCTCTAAGAAGCTAACTCGCTATCTTAACTGGATAGGAGTTCCCACCAGAG agttcAATGTAGGACAATACAGAAGAGAGTGTGTGAAGATCTATAAGTCTTTTGAGTTCTTCCGTCCAGATAATGAAGAAGGGTTGGCAATAAGAAG ACAGTGCGCTTCGGCAGCTTTGAACGATGTGCGACAGTACCTCACAGAAGAAGGTGGCCAAGTTGCG GTTTTTGATGCAACAAACACCACCAGAGAAAGGAGAGAAACCATCATTGAGTTTGCAGACCAAAATGGCTTCAAG GTGTTCTTTGTAGAATCTGTGTGTGAAGACCCAGATGTTATCCAGGAGAACATTGTG CAAGTGAAGTTGGGAAGTCCTGACTACACGAACTGCAACACCGAAGAGGCGGTGCAAGATTTTATGAAGAGAATAAAGTGTTATGAAAACTCTTATGAAACCCTGGATGAGGTCTTGGACAG GGATCTCTCCTACATCAAAATCATGGATGTGGGTCAGCGTTTTTTAGTCAATCGAGTTTTGGACCACATCCAGAGTCGTATCGTCTACTATCTCATGAATATCCACATTACACCTCGCTCCATCTACCTCTGTCGCCATGGCGAGAGTGAGCTCAACGTCAAGGGTTGCATCGGAGGAGACTCGGGTCTCACGCCGCGTGGGAAAGAG TTTGGCAAAAACTTGAGTCAGTTCATCCAGGCTCAGGGCATCAACGACCTGAAGGTATGGACCAGTCAAATGAAGAGAACCATTCAGACCGCCGAGGCTCTCAGCGTACCCTACGAACAGTGGAAGGTCCTCAACGAGATTGACGCC GGTGTGTGTGAAGAGATGATGTATGAGGAGATTCAAGATAACTACCCTCTGGAATTTGCACTGCGGGATCAGGACAAGTACCGTTACCGCTACCCTAAAGGAGAG TCTTACGAAGACCTGGTGCAGCGCCTGGAGCCGGTCATCATGGAGTTGGAGAGGCAGGAGAATGTGCTGGTCATCTGTCACCAAGCCGTCATGCGGTGCCTGCTGGCTTACTTCCTGGACAAGACTGCGG AGGAGCTACCCTACCTGAAGTGCCCACTGCACACCGTGTTGAAGCTCACTCCGGTGGCTTACG GTTGTAAGGTAGAGTCCATCGGCCTCAACGTAGAAGCCGTCAACACGCATCGAGATAAACCAGAG AACGTGAATGTCCATCGCACAGCGGAGGATGCCCTGCGGACTGTACCTGCCCACTTCTGA
- the pfkfb4a gene encoding 6-phosphofructo-2-kinase/fructose-2,6-bisphosphatase 4a isoform X2 → MKPRSPSEQHHGKRPRVPNAAASTSPQDAAEDTTTPNPRELTQNPLKKIWMPCKNGLPEKHISQRKVCMTNCPTLIVTVGLPARGKTYISKKLTRYLNWIGVPTREFNVGQYRRECVKIYKSFEFFRPDNEEGLAIRRQCASAALNDVRQYLTEEGGQVAVFDATNTTRERRETIIEFADQNGFKVFFVESVCEDPDVIQENIVQVKLGSPDYTNCNTEEAVQDFMKRIKCYENSYETLDEVLDRDLSYIKIMDVGQRFLVNRVLDHIQSRIVYYLMNIHITPRSIYLCRHGESELNVKGCIGGDSGLTPRGKEFGKNLSQFIQAQGINDLKVWTSQMKRTIQTAEALSVPYEQWKVLNEIDAGVCEEMMYEEIQDNYPLEFALRDQDKYRYRYPKGESYEDLVQRLEPVIMELERQENVLVICHQAVMRCLLAYFLDKTAEELPYLKCPLHTVLKLTPVAYGCKVESIGLNVEAVNTHRDKPENVNVHRTAEDALRTVPAHF, encoded by the exons ATGAAACCTCGGTCACCTTCGGAGCAGCATCACGGGAAACGACCCCGCGTCCCTAACGCGGCCGCCTCCACATCGCCGCAAGACGCAGCGGAAGACACAACCACGCCCAACCCGCGGGAACTCACCCAAAACCCGCTGAAGAAGATCTGGATGCCGTGTAAAAATGGCCTTCCGGAGAAGCACATTTCTCAAAGGAAGG TCTGCATGACCAACTGTCCAACCTTGATAGTGACAGTGGGCCTTCCAGCCAGGGGGAAGACTTACATCTCTAAGAAGCTAACTCGCTATCTTAACTGGATAGGAGTTCCCACCAGAG agttcAATGTAGGACAATACAGAAGAGAGTGTGTGAAGATCTATAAGTCTTTTGAGTTCTTCCGTCCAGATAATGAAGAAGGGTTGGCAATAAGAAG ACAGTGCGCTTCGGCAGCTTTGAACGATGTGCGACAGTACCTCACAGAAGAAGGTGGCCAAGTTGCG GTTTTTGATGCAACAAACACCACCAGAGAAAGGAGAGAAACCATCATTGAGTTTGCAGACCAAAATGGCTTCAAG GTGTTCTTTGTAGAATCTGTGTGTGAAGACCCAGATGTTATCCAGGAGAACATTGTG CAAGTGAAGTTGGGAAGTCCTGACTACACGAACTGCAACACCGAAGAGGCGGTGCAAGATTTTATGAAGAGAATAAAGTGTTATGAAAACTCTTATGAAACCCTGGATGAGGTCTTGGACAG GGATCTCTCCTACATCAAAATCATGGATGTGGGTCAGCGTTTTTTAGTCAATCGAGTTTTGGACCACATCCAGAGTCGTATCGTCTACTATCTCATGAATATCCACATTACACCTCGCTCCATCTACCTCTGTCGCCATGGCGAGAGTGAGCTCAACGTCAAGGGTTGCATCGGAGGAGACTCGGGTCTCACGCCGCGTGGGAAAGAG TTTGGCAAAAACTTGAGTCAGTTCATCCAGGCTCAGGGCATCAACGACCTGAAGGTATGGACCAGTCAAATGAAGAGAACCATTCAGACCGCCGAGGCTCTCAGCGTACCCTACGAACAGTGGAAGGTCCTCAACGAGATTGACGCC GGTGTGTGTGAAGAGATGATGTATGAGGAGATTCAAGATAACTACCCTCTGGAATTTGCACTGCGGGATCAGGACAAGTACCGTTACCGCTACCCTAAAGGAGAG TCTTACGAAGACCTGGTGCAGCGCCTGGAGCCGGTCATCATGGAGTTGGAGAGGCAGGAGAATGTGCTGGTCATCTGTCACCAAGCCGTCATGCGGTGCCTGCTGGCTTACTTCCTGGACAAGACTGCGG AGGAGCTACCCTACCTGAAGTGCCCACTGCACACCGTGTTGAAGCTCACTCCGGTGGCTTACG GTTGTAAGGTAGAGTCCATCGGCCTCAACGTAGAAGCCGTCAACACGCATCGAGATAAACCAGAG AACGTGAATGTCCATCGCACAGCGGAGGATGCCCTGCGGACTGTACCTGCCCACTTCTGA